The sequence aaatgatattttggATGTCATCAAGAGTTTCGAAGCTGgtagctctttttttttttgctctaacATTAATATGTTCTTGTTAAGATTCATCGTCAAATAGTGATCGAGCAGAGCCGGCGTCTACAACCTCAGGAGCTTCCAGTGATCCGGATTATGATCACATCGGGGTttgatttcaaacattttgtgtatttttaatagtaaaaactattttccagACAAACGGGGGTACACCAATCCCGCTTCTTTCCGCCACCACGTTCTCAAGCCCAACTAAAAAGTATAGAAGTTCAGCTGACACTGATAGTGATGATTATCTAGATCaggttaattttaatttttcaatctgaaaaatatccaaatgTCATATTTAGACAACATTCGATGACGTCGCTATGATGCAATTCGACAGTGTGCAGGCGCCGTTTCTTCGTTCCGCGAGTCCTTATGTGAAaagtgaatttcaaaaaatatgggaAGATCAGAACATTCCGAGTGAAAGCTTGAGAACTTTGAAggtttatcaattttaaaattttgaaatttaatattcataatttcagattcaaactTTAGCGGTTTCTTTATTGACATCTAAACAGTTGACAGAGTATAATCGCTGGGCAACCAAACGAAGGAGAGTATTAAAAGTGAGTAGTTGTGAGtccactaaaaattttttagaatttactCGATTTGACATGTCaacaaattgtagaaaaatgccAGTGCATTATCATAAAAAGTGTTTAAACACAATATGTATTTAGTTAATAGTAGGGCTCCCCTCCGAAGCCGCACGCCGCTGTGGTAGTAAtttgaagcggccgacacattcggggttccgcagcttggcatgaaatgagtagcttggtgtgtgcgcaaAGAAGTGCGAAGAGGTGGttgtttggaagcggccgacacattCGCGGTTCTGCGCTGCACTATACATTCGGATACACATGTGGCTTGACTGATGAAACTGTTACAagatattttctcaaaattcttcatttctcagaaaaagttttatgatGGTTTTTTAGAGAGATTTTCAAAGCcagtttcggaaaaaattactgtttgaATCCTGAAATAACACTAATttatttcatcattttcaggCTAGAGAGCAAGAAATGCGACATTTAAGCTCAGATGCAAAATCAGCGTTACGCAAGCTCAGCGTTCAAAGAGGTCAGtacattatttttccaatcacCCATTTATTGCATCTTTCAGATGACATCAGTCACATTGCAGTACCTATTGAAGTGAGAAACGAATTGACGACGTTTGTACAAAGATTGAACAGACGGCGTAATTTGAAGTTGGTACACTAAAATACtttattattataaaaaaaaactataacttGTCTGTACATTGCAATAAAGTAATTTGAGAACAAAAATAGCTTCGActagtttttgttgttttatgtttttgttttcctgGTCTGTTTACAACGTCACCATGTTTGACATCAAGTacgaatgtttttttttgaaccacCTGAATAGTAATTACTCTGCAAATCATATGGGGTCCTAGCAttttacagtcaaaaaaaataactcaatgactaaaatgttaataaaaacatttccattcttttatcattgttttaaatttaaataaaatcatttgTTCAAGCAAAGTTAATTTATTCAGGACAATATCCAATAAGAATAAGAGAAAAAGTTCACCAGTGGACAGTTTGCAAGATTAGAATGGTGGAGTTTTTGGTTCACAAAAATAACCGAGATCAAAATCATATTCAAAGTCATATTCTAGCACATTATAAAACTAAGACACAACTCAAAATTTAGGAAATACATACttaaagaaaatacaaaaataccAGGGATACCAGACCGATTGGAAAGCAAAACAACacaagaatttggaaaaaaaaatcataatgtatataaatttatcaattaattACAGAAAGAATCTAAGGTTGCGCACTCATTCGTCGTCTCCTCTGCTCTAATACAGCTTTAGGGCACAGAATCTTCTTGAATGCTCGGCGAAACTCCAAATTTAGAATACCGTAAAGGAATGGGTTAAGTGAAGAGTTGATATAGCCAAGCCACGTGAAAGCCTGTTCAACctggaaagaaaaatgtgtgttttcaaactgattactgtcggaaaaaatgtataaagtttgttcaaaatatatttttgatctacctgttgGACTAGAGTTCTCATCCATTGTTTTCTCGAAAGGTTCAGTCTATCATGAAGACCGAAAATAAAtctgatgaaaaaaattgcgtgCTTATTTTGTCGATAATATattgttaaaggtggagtagcctTAAAGGAAAAAGTGTTAAAACTACTCATATGGttccaaaatgaccgaatataataataaaactttttaaaaaacttttgaaatttttttatttactgtcaaaaaatgacaattgtTCAGTTTTCGCCacttataattttggaagtcgaccaaaaaaaacttgtttttcctacattttttatactgtaattttgttttaatattttgtattaaaacattgcaagggtcgaaacatgcgagacattgctttggatttcctcgaaagctcatatttttttcaaaattttggcaatttgccaaaactttgagcggaaattgtaaaaaataataaaaaattagagtgTTTGtctatgatattcggtcgttttGGAACATCATAAGTGTATCAAGCCAAagtccccactggcgctactccacctttaagcaccaaaaataattaatttcttaaAGTTAATTGTGCTAATACTTTCAAAGTGACTACTTTTGTTACGCCAAAACCATAATTTAACAATTGAAcattaacaaaataaaaactcacttttgcaTGAAGTTTACATGTTTCACAAAATGGTCGTATGACATATGCTACAAAAAATGGTAGCCAACAGAATGAAAATACGAATATAATAACAGCAATAGTTTTTGCTGCTCTTTTCTCCTTCGCCACACTGATTTTCTCACGTTTTCGCAGGACTGCAGTAGGATttggattctgaaaatgtacatTGATGTGAATGAAAGGTACACCCTACAAATACAAAGTTACAGATCCCATGTGACATGAACACTACTGCTAAGGCAAGAGAATGGAGAAGCAGTGAGTGGTTACAGAACTATAAACCCAAGTAACAAATTCCCAAAGAAACTATTACTCCTTCATCCTCCTTCACATCCTTCACTTTCACTTTGCACGATCCATTATTGTGATATTTCATGTGCTTCGTGGTTTCATCTTTTGGCAAGCTACCGCCGTCGGTCTGAAACTGTGAgcttgaaaacttaaaatgcGATTGATAGAATTATAGAGTTGAATGTTAGTTGAGGTATCAACAAGCCGTAACTGATTATTGCCGAATCGGTTAGAAACTGAGTAGGAGCAATGATAGAAATGCCGCGTGAATCAAGCATTTGGGGACAATAAAGAGTTTGAATGCAACATGGCTCAATCAGTGATGGTACAAGCTTCACCAATACATTtgtcttcaaaataaaataaaaattacttgacactttgcaaaaattaaatgaaggcttcaaaaaacattttgttttatattaGTGCGTCAGTGATAATTCATTggctaaaaaagttttcaaactgATTATATTTAATCAAATACCCCATGCATATCTGAAGAAAAGAGTACATAAGCGTTTGTGtcatcaactaaaaaaataactaaagtGCGACATGATTCACAGACCGGGGACAAGGACACCAATTCAGTTTACTAACAGAATGAGCGGCAAGAGTAGTTACAGTCGTTTGTCCGTCAGCAATCACCAACGGTGTTTTCTCTCCTACCCTGCTCGAAGTGCGTGCTGATTCTACAGACGCTCGCTTGATCGACATCTTTCGGTAGTCGTCGTCTCCCTCGGCATTCTGGATTCTCATTAGTGCACTGCgtcctgaaatttaaatagtttCTACTTGTCAAActgattttctgcaaaacaaATTAGAATTACAAACGTCCGCCACGCAGGCCCTTGcggcgacctccgcctgcctcgCGCAGCAAGCTGTCATTCCTCTATAGTACGGTGCGGAACCCGAAAGGTGTCGGCCGCAGCGAGCTACCTTTAAAATGTATTCTATGTTTTTCCTCTTTCAAAGATCACTCTGTGTTTCATTGCTCTTTTAATATTCTTCCATCTCCAATCGTTAATGTTTCAACtttctttctttatttttcattcatttttctccccgattttcaattcattttctatTATTAGATGTACTATGTCCACCTAACccaaaaaagagaacaaaaagAGTCCATTGCTGCAAAGTTTCGGCAACAGTGGTGCGAATTCGATTAGCTCGCTGCATGCATTTCTAGGTTTTTTACAACtcgtatttttgttttattttcggtCCCGCTTTTGGGCTCTCGCCTACGCACAAACCTCGATTAGTGCGGATTCGTTGGCGAGCactgatgaaaattttgacataCACCACTACCATGACTAGGAGTGGGAGGAAGAATGAACCGGCAGCAGAGAAGACAACAAAGGCTCTGGAAATAGAATATGATTGTTGAGCATTTAAAACTGTGCATTTTAGAATACTTGTTAggtaaattttctaaaaagtaaCACCTTCTACTTTTGTTAAACAGGGATGGCTTCTAATAGTTATATATATAATTGGAATTCCTGActggaaaatagtttttaaaacatttatcttttgatttttgctcTTTCACATTCGTGTCATACTTTTAAGTATTTAAATAACTATGCATGtggtattttcagattcacaaactctaaaaaaatttacttttccgTAGACAACCCGCAACTATCCTCCATCATATTCTCCTGCCAATTATTCCATCCAATGATTGGAGGCACTGATATGAGCATTGACAATATccaaacctgaaaaaaacttctcCCTCAACTAGTGAGCAACACGTTAAATTGTGATTCGTAAGCAGGAAAGCAATTGCCTTCATTCATTTCTGAGACGATTTTCTCTCTTCGTTTCTTTCCGTGTCTTCTACATTTCCATAACAAATGAAGGTAATCTTCTCCTTTTCCCCTCGCCATAGTTAGATTGTAATGACTAGGACATCAATGCTATtgaagcattaaaaaaaacaaaaaacctacAATGACAATGACGATGCATACGAATTTGGTCGTACGTTTTTGTGCATAGTTGATTGGATTGTGGATGGCCcaatatctggaaaaatgaatttttgcagaatagTGACGGTTAAAACGATAGCTAGATTAGTATACCGATCTAATGCAATTGCACATAGATTGAGAATTGATGACGTGCATAATAAAATGTCAGCAGTGGTGAAGAATTGGCATACGGTAACTCCAAGAAGCCATTTACCACCTGGAAAATAGTTGTATAATAGTTATAATAATAGTTATACATAATAGTTTTGTTTATAATAGTTGGATaccgaatttttattttattgttcgacagtttgaaaattcatacaaCTTGTActgaaatgtttccaaaatgtaATATTGTTCGGTTACGTTGCTACGTTGCAAT comes from Caenorhabditis elegans chromosome X and encodes:
- the jud-4 gene encoding uncharacterized protein (Confirmed by transcript evidence), whose translation is MSYHVFAILFGQVLLLRASGAERECGLPKNLGSLPDFAREEIREIWRNHVAGTPCLKEIAIENDILDVIKSFEADSSSNSDRAEPASTTSGASSDPDYDHIGTNGGTPIPLLSATTFSSPTKKYRSSADTDSDDYLDQTTFDDVAMMQFDSVQAPFLRSASPYVKSEFQKIWEDQNIPSESLRTLKIQTLAVSLLTSKQLTEYNRWATKRRRVLKAREQEMRHLSSDAKSALRKLSVQRDDISHIAVPIEVRNELTTFVQRLNRRRNLKLVH
- the ser-2 gene encoding G-protein coupled receptors family 1 profile domain-containing protein (Confirmed by transcript evidence) → MFRNYTDSVQEMVLRAIDSIRDSVINASSAVSTTTLPPLDIPMTSMKPPSIIPTVELVLGTITYLVIIAMTVVGNTLVVVAVFSYRPLKKVQNYFLVSLAASDLAVAIFVMPLHVVTFLAGGKWLLGVTVCQFFTTADILLCTSSILNLCAIALDRYWAIHNPINYAQKRTTKFVCIVIVIVWILSMLISVPPIIGWNNWQENMMEDSCGLSTEKAFVVFSAAGSFFLPLLVMVVVYVKIFISARQRIRTNRGRSALMRIQNAEGDDDYRKMSIKRASVESARTSSRVGEKTPLVIADGQTTVTTLAAHSNPNPTAVLRKREKISVAKEKRAAKTIAVIIFVFSFCWLPFFVAYVIRPFCETCKLHAKVEQAFTWLGYINSSLNPFLYGILNLEFRRAFKKILCPKAVLEQRRRRMSAQP
- the ser-2 gene encoding Tyramine receptor Ser-2 (Confirmed by transcript evidence); amino-acid sequence: MFRNYTDSVQEMVLRAIDSIRDSVINASSAVSTTTLPPLDIPMTSMKPPSIIPTVELVLGTITYLVIIAMTVVGNTLVVVAVFSYRPLKKVQNYFLVSLAASDLAVAIFVMPLHVVTFLAGGKWLLGVTVCQFFTTADILLCTSSILNLCAIALDRYWAIHNPINYAQKRTTKFVCIVIVIVWILSMLISVPPIIGWNNWQENMMEDSCGLSTEKAFVVFSAAGSFFLPLLVMVVVYVKIFISARQRIRTNRGRSALMRIQNAEGDDDYRKMSIKRASVESARTSSRVGEKTPLVIADGQTTVTTLAAHSTDGGSLPKDETTKHMKYHNNGSCKVKVKDVKEDEGNPNPTAVLRKREKISVAKEKRAAKTIAVIIFVFSFCWLPFFVAYVIRPFCETCKLHAKVEQAFTWLGYINSSLNPFLYGILNLEFRRAFKKILCPKAVLEQRRRRMSAQP
- the ser-2 gene encoding Tyramine receptor Ser-2 (Confirmed by transcript evidence) codes for the protein MFRNYTDSVQEMVLRAIDSIRDSVINASSAVSTTTLPPLDIPMTSMKPPSIIPTVELVLGTITYLVIIAMTVVGNTLVVVAVFSYRPLKKVQNYFLVSLAASDLAVAIFVMPLHVVTFLAGGKWLLGVTVCQFFTTADILLCTSSILNLCAIALDRYWAIHNPINYAQKRTTKFVCIVIVIVWILSMLISVPPIIGWNNWQENMMEDSCGLSTEKAFVVFSAAGSFFLPLLVMVVVYVKIFISARQRIRTNRGRSALMRIQNAEGDDDYRKMSIKRASVESARTSSRTDGGSLPKDETTKHMKYHNNGSCKVKVKDVKEDEGNPNPTAVLRKREKISVAKEKRAAKTIAVIIFVFSFCWLPFFVAYVIRPFCETCKLHAKVEQAFTWLGYINSSLNPFLYGILNLEFRRAFKKILCPKAVLEQRRRRMSAQP
- the ser-2 gene encoding Tyramine receptor Ser-2 (Confirmed by transcript evidence), giving the protein MNDDFSQEMVLRAIDSIRDSVINASSAVSTTTLPPLDIPMTSMKPPSIIPTVELVLGTITYLVIIAMTVVGNTLVVVAVFSYRPLKKVQNYFLVSLAASDLAVAIFVMPLHVVTFLAGGKWLLGVTVCQFFTTADILLCTSSILNLCAIALDRYWAIHNPINYAQKRTTKFVCIVIVIVWILSMLISVPPIIGWNNWQENMMEDSCGLSTEKAFVVFSAAGSFFLPLLVMVVVYVKIFISARQRIRTNRGRSALMRIQNAEGDDDYRKMSIKRASVESARTSSRTDGGSLPKDETTKHMKYHNNGSCKVKVKDVKEDEGNPNPTAVLRKREKISVAKEKRAAKTIAVIIFVFSFCWLPFFVAYVIRPFCETCKLHAKVEQAFTWLGYINSSLNPFLYGILNLEFRRAFKKILCPKAVLEQRRRRMSAQP
- the ser-2 gene encoding G-protein coupled receptors family 1 profile domain-containing protein (Confirmed by transcript evidence), giving the protein MVLRAIDSIRDSVINASSAVSTTTLPPLDIPMTSMKPPSIIPTVELVLGTITYLVIIAMTVVGNTLVVVAVFSYRPLKKVQNYFLVSLAASDLAVAIFVMPLHVVTFLAGGKWLLGVTVCQFFTTADILLCTSSILNLCAIALDRYWAIHNPINYAQKRTTKFVCIVIVIVWILSMLISVPPIIGWNNWQENMMEDSCGLSTEKAFVVFSAAGSFFLPLLVMVVVYVKIFISARQRIRTNRGRSALMRIQNAEGDDDYRKMSIKRASVESARTSSRTDGGSLPKDETTKHMKYHNNGSCKVKVKDVKEDEGNPNPTAVLRKREKISVAKEKRAAKTIAVIIFVFSFCWLPFFVAYVIRPFCETCKLHAKVEQAFTWLGYINSSLNPFLYGILNLEFRRAFKKILCPKAVLEQRRRRMSAQP